In Acidobacteriota bacterium, a single window of DNA contains:
- a CDS encoding C25 family cysteine peptidase has product MSAVRPSRGFAASPAMHLLLIALFALALPAPGQVLAQSAPRVEFVPEDAQGLATLIIETPTPRWEAVAQGFIPEIDGYGRIGHRGAPDLPERRERVALGSQGRLEIVDLAVEWSEGRLPGPLAAWPGRDPAALPLDPAWDSVADYWPSRPVQVVIADGALRRLRFATLAIHPLQVNPAEGRYRLARRITIRMKRGAVPARTLAQASKTRLSPLEQIGRGLLRGAETIEPRPLGAGSPASVMGTTAAASNFPAWQFEVSRQALYRITYAWAQAHAPGLLGFLQSNDPRRYRLTVQGVEVPILVSGEADGSFDPGDAIVFWGQSVDTDLFDPDVWQGGDFTDTNVYRLDLADAPSRVSEVPAPPSFPDIPASFREHVHFEEDGRFQGFVPATGDDHWFADPLVVALSTPDQASWSVPTPGHAGGAVDFRIRLMGIKGYDTHRSEIEVDSSLVDQADWDGFRFYTHGVDDGPLTLPGPLSPSSLVTVRLPLGRAGQSRDAVGVDWIEFDYDRLYEAVDDRLLFTVPSDKSYQVRIGGLSQVSTSEIWEVSTTTTSPAGMEIVLPRRIVGFGDVGGQAAFDLDRAATGRRFFVAGDSGFLVPDRVHEDLRPSAVDASLAPSLRDSTNGADWLVIGQRDLLDMPSGGTSRLEQLVAQRQAQGLQTAVVAIEDVYDEFSYGIADPQAIRDFLAYTLGELEPPASWNPAPSFVVLVGDGSWDHKNNYGHPTPRQFVPNYMYDIPENSQFGHYPSDTWFAAVIGQDELPDLAIGRLPVHSLAEAEEVFRKILSYENGDVPPASPGKTCMVSEFDSDFKEVHDTNYDRWFVSGPQQADKLYESIDDEDCQVTGSTPQNDRIDACINGGSAIVSFAGHGGYKSWGNGCSFFTSENDPGDPNYPNEPGESLGDIFDDTPLYVTIHANCITGNFSATSSTTSTNDVQYSMVEDWVTTARKAAVAGFAPSHLTYVFELHEILDPFYEEIFGKHKERLLGNIDARLRSDFDTRNKLVLLRSFVFEGDPATRMTIPAPPAPEILSIDKAGSGELTLSWTSVAEADYYRVYRATHWNTDTYTLAGDNIGGTTFTDTGLTNCDDYFYYVVSVDAQGFESRWSNFNETCGDASPDPVDCKYGIPENPVPPHAPSSVAVEDTRKGGELLVSWDNSDRESDVEQYHVFWGTSPGGPYPNQRTTSAFKNSLLLTGLENRLEHYVIVRAANCSQMGDPSAEVMGIPHLVKGINPPDSVGDLRVLVEPDAGDGIDDLRLEWTPPTETVWGVATTLASQEVHGSTTTPLFTPSLATQLTDPVLGPAVNSWIHENEGEANGGRRWYYLLVTEDDQGGRSAAGAELPAPIEDLVLVAVDENGALPPERIDMSWSAVNRTMDTTPDGYPQRISIAGYHVYGRDSILPRDECGDANRLTPSPLEQAQTSFAVPAGAIYTYQVLAIDQHGSEAVW; this is encoded by the coding sequence TGGCGCTGCCCGCTCCGGGACAGGTTCTGGCTCAGTCCGCCCCCCGGGTAGAGTTCGTGCCGGAAGATGCCCAGGGGCTGGCGACCTTGATCATCGAGACCCCCACCCCCCGGTGGGAAGCGGTGGCGCAGGGCTTCATCCCCGAAATCGACGGCTACGGCAGGATCGGCCACCGCGGAGCGCCGGACCTCCCCGAGCGGCGTGAGCGTGTCGCCCTCGGATCCCAGGGCCGGCTGGAAATCGTCGACCTGGCCGTGGAGTGGTCGGAAGGACGACTTCCCGGCCCGCTGGCCGCCTGGCCGGGAAGAGACCCCGCGGCGCTCCCCCTCGATCCGGCTTGGGACAGTGTCGCCGACTACTGGCCCTCTCGGCCCGTGCAGGTCGTCATCGCCGACGGCGCCTTGCGACGGCTGCGCTTTGCCACTCTCGCGATCCATCCGCTGCAGGTGAACCCGGCCGAGGGGCGCTACCGCCTGGCTCGACGCATCACGATCCGGATGAAGCGTGGCGCGGTGCCCGCCAGAACCCTGGCACAGGCTTCCAAGACCCGGCTTTCACCACTCGAACAGATCGGTCGAGGCCTGCTTCGCGGCGCTGAGACCATCGAGCCCCGGCCCCTGGGCGCGGGTTCGCCAGCCTCTGTGATGGGAACGACGGCGGCGGCGTCCAACTTCCCCGCGTGGCAATTCGAGGTCAGCCGCCAGGCCCTGTACCGGATCACTTACGCCTGGGCCCAAGCCCATGCCCCCGGTCTGCTCGGCTTCCTCCAGTCGAACGATCCCCGCCGCTACCGCCTGACGGTCCAGGGAGTGGAAGTGCCGATCCTTGTCTCGGGTGAAGCCGACGGGAGCTTCGACCCGGGAGATGCCATCGTCTTCTGGGGCCAGAGCGTGGATACCGATCTCTTCGACCCGGACGTCTGGCAGGGGGGAGACTTCACCGACACCAACGTCTACCGACTCGATCTGGCAGACGCGCCATCCCGGGTTTCCGAGGTCCCGGCTCCGCCGAGCTTCCCCGATATTCCGGCATCTTTCCGTGAGCACGTCCACTTCGAGGAGGACGGACGCTTCCAGGGTTTCGTGCCGGCGACCGGTGACGACCACTGGTTTGCGGACCCGCTGGTCGTGGCCCTCTCGACTCCCGATCAGGCGAGTTGGAGTGTGCCGACGCCGGGGCACGCCGGGGGCGCGGTGGACTTCCGGATCCGCCTGATGGGCATCAAGGGTTACGATACGCACCGCTCGGAAATCGAAGTCGACTCCAGCCTCGTGGACCAGGCGGACTGGGACGGGTTCCGCTTCTACACCCATGGCGTGGATGACGGCCCGCTGACTCTTCCCGGTCCCCTCTCTCCCTCCTCCCTGGTCACCGTCCGCCTGCCCCTCGGCCGAGCCGGTCAAAGTCGGGACGCCGTCGGCGTGGACTGGATCGAATTCGACTACGACCGACTCTACGAGGCCGTCGATGACCGGTTGCTTTTCACCGTGCCGTCGGACAAGAGCTACCAGGTACGGATCGGTGGACTGAGCCAGGTCAGCACCAGCGAGATCTGGGAAGTTTCGACGACGACCACGTCCCCCGCCGGCATGGAAATCGTCCTCCCGCGGCGCATCGTCGGCTTCGGGGATGTGGGCGGCCAGGCTGCCTTCGACCTCGACCGGGCCGCCACCGGCCGGCGCTTCTTCGTCGCCGGGGATTCCGGCTTTCTCGTCCCGGACCGAGTGCATGAAGACTTGCGGCCTTCTGCGGTGGACGCATCGCTCGCGCCTTCTCTCAGGGACTCCACCAACGGCGCCGATTGGCTCGTGATCGGTCAAAGAGACCTGCTGGACATGCCCTCGGGAGGCACTTCCCGTCTCGAACAACTGGTCGCCCAGCGCCAGGCCCAGGGGCTTCAGACCGCCGTCGTTGCGATCGAGGACGTCTACGACGAGTTCTCTTACGGCATCGCCGATCCCCAGGCCATCCGCGACTTCCTCGCCTACACGCTGGGAGAACTCGAGCCCCCGGCGAGTTGGAATCCGGCTCCAAGCTTCGTCGTGCTGGTGGGGGACGGCTCGTGGGATCACAAGAACAACTACGGGCATCCGACACCTCGCCAGTTCGTGCCCAACTACATGTACGACATTCCCGAAAACAGCCAGTTCGGACACTACCCATCGGATACCTGGTTTGCGGCTGTCATCGGCCAGGATGAACTGCCCGATCTCGCAATCGGCCGACTGCCGGTGCATTCCCTGGCCGAGGCCGAGGAGGTGTTCCGCAAGATCCTCAGCTACGAGAATGGCGACGTACCCCCCGCATCCCCCGGCAAGACCTGCATGGTCAGTGAATTCGATTCCGATTTCAAAGAAGTACACGACACCAACTATGACCGCTGGTTCGTGTCGGGTCCCCAGCAAGCCGACAAGCTCTACGAGAGCATCGATGACGAAGACTGCCAGGTCACCGGATCGACACCCCAGAACGACCGTATCGACGCCTGCATCAACGGCGGTTCGGCCATCGTCTCCTTCGCCGGCCATGGCGGGTACAAGAGTTGGGGCAACGGTTGCTCGTTCTTCACCTCGGAAAATGATCCCGGCGATCCGAACTACCCCAATGAACCCGGCGAGAGCCTGGGGGACATCTTCGACGACACGCCCCTCTATGTGACGATTCACGCCAACTGCATCACCGGCAACTTCTCCGCCACCAGTTCCACCACCTCGACCAACGACGTCCAGTACTCGATGGTCGAGGACTGGGTGACGACCGCCCGCAAGGCAGCGGTGGCCGGTTTCGCGCCCTCTCATCTGACCTATGTCTTCGAGCTGCACGAGATTCTCGACCCGTTCTACGAGGAGATCTTCGGCAAACACAAGGAGCGCCTGCTGGGAAACATCGACGCGCGGCTGAGGAGCGACTTCGACACGAGAAACAAGCTGGTGTTGCTGCGGTCGTTCGTCTTCGAGGGTGATCCGGCAACGCGGATGACGATCCCCGCCCCGCCGGCCCCGGAGATTCTCTCCATCGACAAGGCGGGCTCGGGGGAACTGACGCTGAGCTGGACGTCGGTGGCCGAGGCAGACTATTACCGCGTTTACCGCGCCACTCACTGGAACACCGACACCTACACGCTGGCTGGTGACAACATCGGCGGCACGACCTTCACGGATACGGGTCTGACCAACTGCGACGACTATTTCTACTACGTGGTTTCCGTCGATGCCCAGGGATTCGAGAGCCGCTGGTCGAATTTCAACGAAACCTGTGGCGACGCCAGCCCGGACCCTGTGGACTGCAAGTACGGCATCCCGGAGAATCCTGTACCGCCCCATGCGCCCTCGTCCGTCGCCGTGGAGGATACGCGGAAGGGCGGCGAGCTGCTGGTGAGCTGGGACAACTCGGACCGGGAAAGTGACGTCGAGCAATATCATGTCTTCTGGGGTACCAGCCCCGGTGGACCCTATCCCAATCAGCGCACGACCTCGGCCTTCAAGAACTCACTACTGCTGACCGGCCTCGAGAATCGCCTGGAGCACTATGTCATCGTTCGGGCAGCCAACTGCTCGCAGATGGGCGACCCGAGTGCAGAGGTCATGGGGATCCCGCACCTGGTCAAGGGAATCAACCCTCCCGACTCGGTGGGCGATCTGCGGGTCCTCGTGGAGCCCGATGCGGGCGATGGGATCGATGATCTCCGCCTGGAGTGGACTCCCCCCACGGAAACCGTCTGGGGCGTTGCGACCACGCTGGCCAGCCAGGAAGTCCACGGTTCGACGACCACTCCGCTGTTCACTCCCTCGCTGGCGACGCAACTCACCGATCCGGTCCTGGGGCCGGCGGTCAACTCCTGGATCCACGAGAATGAGGGCGAGGCCAACGGCGGTCGTCGATGGTATTACCTTCTTGTCACGGAAGACGATCAGGGAGGGCGATCGGCAGCCGGAGCGGAGCTGCCGGCGCCAATCGAGGACCTGGTGCTGGTAGCAGTTGATGAGAATGGGGCGCTGCCACCAGAGCGGATCGACATGAGTTGGTCGGCCGTGAACCGGACGATGGACACCACACCGGATGGCTATCCTCAGCGGATCTCCATCGCCGGCTACCACGTCTATGGGCGCGACTCCATTCTGCCGAGGGACGAGTGTGGCGATGCCAACCGCTTGACTCCGTCTCCTCTCGAACAGGCGCAAACCAGTTTCGCCGTTCCCGCTGGCGCTATCTATACCTACCAGGTCCTGGCCATTGACCAACATGGGAGCGAAGCCGTCTGGTAG